The following coding sequences are from one Triticum dicoccoides isolate Atlit2015 ecotype Zavitan chromosome 4A, WEW_v2.0, whole genome shotgun sequence window:
- the LOC119286522 gene encoding cyclic nucleotide-gated ion channel 18-like has translation MAGFLQRHVLPPFRRPPLPFFRHGASSSNQPPGRRPWTPSRILDPGDDVVLNWNRLFLVTCMVGLFVDPMYFYLLYAKTQACVKMNMGIGVAVTAVRTVADLFYLAHMILKFRTAFVAPSSRVFGRGELVRDPDQIAIRYLKNDFIIDLAAMLPIPQIIIWFVIPAVSTTSANHTNNTLSMIVLIQYIPRVFLIISLNSKIVKSSGVVTRTAWAGAAYNLLLYTLASHVLGALWYLLSIERQYTCWVDQCTSDNGTDPRVPICDMSYLDCKSLEDPVRMKWHAASNITKQCGLPGARFEYGLFEDALKLDIVDASFFEKYLYCLWWGFRNLSSYGQNLQNSTYAGETIFCILICIMGLVFFSHLIGNMQTYLQSMTVRLEEWRVKRRDIEEWMRHRQLPLELQERVRRFFQYKWLATRGVDEESILQSLPLDLRREIQRHLCLALVRRVPFFSQMDEQLLDAICERLVSSLSTKDAYIVREGDPVSEMLFIIRGELESSTTDGGRTNFFSSITLRPGDFCGEELLTWALMPNPSLNFPQSTRTVRSVTEVEAFALRAEDLKYVANQFKRLHSKRLQHAFRYYSHQWRSWGACFVQGAWRRYKKRKLARELMKQEGLLYDGQGDAGDDDGQGGAGAIAGADASTPLLGEYKGGSGAAASSSAEGGDGGGTHLGATFLASKFAKNTKKGAHQKSMSQRIDDVSTMKFPKLAKPDEPDFSLHSEDTL, from the exons ATGGCCGGCTTCCTCCAGCGCCACGTCCTCCCGCCCTTCCGCCGCCCGCCGCTCCCCTTCTTCCGCCACGGCGCCTCCTCCTCCAACCAGCCCCCGGGCCGCCGGCCATGGACGCCCAGCCGCATCCTCGACCCCGGGGACGACGTCGTCCTTAACTGGAACCGCCTCTTCCTCGTCACCTGCATGGTCGGCCTCTTCGTCGACCCCATGTACTTCTACCTCCTCTACGCCAAGACGCAGGCGTGCGTCAAGATGAACATGGGCATCggcgtcgccgtcaccgccgtgcGCACCGTCGCCGACCTCTTCTACCTCGCGcacatgatcctcaagttccgcacCGCCTTCGTCGCGCCCAGCTCGCGCGTCTTCGGGCGCGGCGAGCTCGTCAGGGACCCCGACCAGATCGCCATCCGGTACCTCAAGAACGACTTCATCATCGATCTCGCCGCCATGCTCCCGATTCCCCAG ATCATTATCTGGTTTGTGATACCAGCTGTGAGCACCACCTCAGCAAACCACACCAACAACACGCTCTCGATGATCGTGCTGATCCAGTACATACCCAGAGTGTTCCTCATCATATCCCTCAACTCCAAGATCGTCAAGTCCAGTGGAGTGGTCACAAGAACTGCCTGGGCAGGGGCCGCCTACAACCTGCTTCTCTACACGCTggccagccat GTTCTGGGAGCCCTGTGGTACCTGCTGTCCATAGAGAGGCAGTACACCTGCTGGGTGGACCAATGCACAAGCGATAATGGCACTGACCCCAGGGTGCCCATATGTGACATGAGCTATCTGGACTGCAAATCGCTCGAGGATCCTGTTCGGATGAAGTGGCACGCGGCTAGCAACATCACTAAGCAGTGCGGACTTCCCGGGGCGAGATTTGAGTACGGGTTGTTCGAGGATGCTCTGAAGCTTGATATCGTCGATGCGTCCTTCTTCGAGAAGTATCTCTACTGCCTCTGGTGGGGTTTCCGGAACCTGAG TTCTTATGGACAGAACTTGCAGAACAGCACCTACGCAGGGGAGACTATATTCTGCATCCTGATCTGCATCATGGGCCTTGTTTTCTTCTCACATCTCATTGGAAACATGCAG ACGTACTTGCAGTCGATGACGGTGAGGCTGGAGGAGTGGCGGGTGAAGCGGCGCGACATCGAGGAGTGGATGCGTCACCGGCAGCTTCCCCTGGAGCTCCAGGAGCGCGTCCGGAGGTTCTTCCAGTACAAGTGGCTGGCCACCAGGGGCGTCGACGAGGAATCCATCCTCCAGTCGCTGCCCCTCGACCTCCGCCGCGAGATCCAGCGCCACCTCTGCCTCGCCCTCGTCCGGCGG GTGCCCTTCTTCTCGCAGATGGACGAGCAGCTGCTGGACGCCATCTGCGAGCGGCTGGTGTCGTCGCTGAGCACCAAGGACGCGTACATCGTGCGGGAGGGCGACCCCGTGAGCGAGATGCTCTTCATCATCCGTGGCGAGCTGGAGAGCTCGACGACGGACGGCGGCCGGACCAACTTCTTCAGCTCCATCACGCTCCGGCCGGGGGACTTCTGCGGCGAGGAGCTGCTGACGTGGGCGCTGATGCCCAACCCGAGCCTCAACTTCCCGCAGTCCACGCGCACGGTGCGGTCAGTGACGGAGGTGGAGGCGTTCGCGCTGCGCGCCGAGGACCTCAAGTACGTGGCCAACCAGTTCAAGCGCCTCCACAGCAAGCGGCTGCAGCACGCGTTCCGGTACTACTCCCACCAGTGGCGGAGCTGGGGCGCGTGCTTCGTGCAGGGCGCCTGGAGGCGGTACAAGAAGAGGAAGCTCGCCAGGGAGCTCATGAAGCAGGAGGGGCTCCTCTACGACGGCCAgggcgacgccggcgacgacgacgggcaggGCGGGGCCGGCGCCATCGCCGGCGCCGACGCCAGCACGCCGCTGCTCGGCGAGTACAAGGGCGGCTCTGGCGCGGCGGCGTCGTCGTCCGcggagggcggcgacggcggcggcacgcACCTGGGCGCCACGTTCCTGGCATCCAAGTTCGCCAAGAACACCAAGAAGGGCGCGCACCAGAAGAGCATGTCGCAGCGGATCGACGACGTGTCCACCATGAAGTTCCCCAAGCTGGCCAAGCCGGACGAGCCGGATTTCTCTTTGCACTCCGAGGACACGCTGTAA
- the LOC119286523 gene encoding uncharacterized protein LOC119286523 translates to MEDSQVLVHAEDSQALVHAEDSRALVHAEDSRALVNAEDTQALVQAEDNQVLVQVEDGDVLVEGDEDQILLEPEKDPVPREQFLFIGQEFTNVDTCRSAIKDMAVALHFQLRVVKSDRSRFIAKCNTEGCLWRVHVAKCHGVPTFTVRTLQGEHTCEGVQDLHHQQATVNWVARSVEARLRDNPQIKPKEILQDIRDQHGVAVSYMQAWRGKERSMAAVHGTLEDGYRLLPAYCDQIGKTNPGSVAVYKGAGPENSFQRLFVSFHASIYGFLNACRPLLEIDKADLKGKYLGTLLCASAVDADHMMFPVAFGVVDSESDENWMWFISELRKMLGVNTDKMPVFTIISERQPQVVEAVEVNFPTAFHGFCLRYVSENFREEFKSPKLLNLFWSAVYALTTAEFDSKVKDMMQVQDVMPWFQNFPPNLWAVAYFEGIRYGHFSLAITEILYNWALECHELPIVQTVEYIRHQLTCWFTERQNLALSLNSVLVPSAEKLISESISDSRCYQVLRANKVEFEIVSSERTNIVDTQTRFCSCRRWQIYGIPCAHAAAALLSCGEDPRLYAHDCFSVMKYRETYSQRIYPIPDRIHWSNSSSGPRGLYKSDMILRPPKIRRPPGRPKMKILKMESLKRPKRIVQCGRCHLLGHSQKKCSLRS, encoded by the coding sequence ATGGAGGACAGCCAGGTATTAGTTCATGCGGAAGACAGTCAGGCTTTAGTTCATGCCGAAGACAGCCGGGCTTTAGTTCATGCGGAAGACAGTCGGGCTTTAGTTAATGCGGAAGACACCCAGGCTTTAGTTCAGGCCGAGGACAATCAGGTTTTAGTTCAGGTGGAAGATGGCGATGTTCTAGTTGAGGGGGATGAAGACCAGATTTTACTCGAGCCAGAGAAGGACCCTGTACCGCGTGAGCAATTCCTTTTCATTGGCCAAGAGTTTACCAATGTTGACACTTGCCGGAGTGCCATCAAGGATATGGCTGTTGCTCTGCATTTCCAGCTCCGCGTCGTGAAATCAGATCGTAGCCGATTCATTGCCAAATGCAACACAGAAGGATGCCTGTGGCGTGTGCATGTGGCCAAGTGCCACGGTGTTCCAACTTTCACGGTCCGGACATTGCAAGGAGAGCACACATGTGAGGGTGTTCAGGACCTACATCATCAGCAGGCTACTGTTAACTGGGTGGCTAGGTCTGTTGAGGCAAGGCTAAGAGATAATCCGCAGATTAAGCCAAAAGAGATATTGCAGGATATTCGGGACCAGCATGGGGTTGCTGTGTCTTATATGCAGGCATGGCGCGGAAAGGAGAGAAGCATGGCTGCTGTTCATGGTACCCTTGAGGATGGATATCGCCTTCTTCCTGCATACTGTGACCAGATTGGAAAGACAAATCCTGGTAGCGTTGCAGTATACAAAGGGGCTGGGCCAGAGAATTCCTTCCAACGGCTCTTTGTTTCATTTCATGCATCTATTTATGGTTTCTTAAATGCGTGTAGACCCCTTTTGGAAATTGACAAGGCAGATCTAAAGGGCAAGTATCTTGGGACATTGCTATGTGCTTCGGCTGTTGATGCTGATCACATGATGTTCCCTGTAGCATTTGGTGTTGTTGATTCTGaaagtgatgagaactggatgtggTTTATTTCAGAACTGAGGAAGATGCTTGGTGTTAACACAGATAAGATgcctgtcttcacaataatctctgAGAGACAACCACAGGTGGTTGAAGCGGTCGAGGTCAACTTCCCAACTGCTTTTCATGGATTTTGCTTGAGATACGTGAGTGAGAATTTCCGCGAGGAGTTCAAGAGTCCTAAACTTCTGAACCTTTTCTGGAGTGCCGTTTATGCTCTCACAACAGCAGAATTTGATTCAAAGGTAAAAGATATGATGCAAGTTCAAGATGTCATGCCGTGGTTCCAGAATTTTCCACCAAACCTCTGGGCAGTTGCTTACTTTGAGGGTATCAGATATGGCCATTTTAGTCTTGCGATAACTGAGATATTATATAACTGGGCCCTGGAGTGTCATGAGCTTCCCATTGTGCAAACTGTTGAATACATCAGGCACCAACTAACCTGCTGGTTTACTGAACGTCAGAACTTGGCCCTATCCCTTAACTCAGTTCTTGTTCCATCTGCTGAGAAACTTATTTCTGAATCCATTTCTGATTCAAGATGTTATCAAGTACTCAGAGCAAACAAGGTGGAGTTTGAGATTGTGTCATCTGAGCGAACAAACATTGTGGATACTCAAACCAGGTTCTGCTCGTGCCGTCGCTGGCAAATTTATGGTATTCCATGTGCACATGCTGCTGCTGCACTACTTTCATGTGGTGAAGATCCTCGCCTGTATGCACATGATTGCTTTAGTGTAATGAAGTATAGGGAAACTTACTCTCAGCGGATCTATCCAATTCCAGACAGGATCCACTGGAGCAATTCGTCCTCTGGGCCGCGAGGCCTATACAAATCAGACATGATACTTCGCCCACCAAAGATCCGAAGGCCTCCTGGCCGTCCCAAAATGAAGATTCTCAAGATGGAAAGCTTGAAACGGCCGAAACGGATCGTTCAGTGTGGCCGGTGTCATCTTCTTGGGCATTCTCAGAAAAAGTGTTCATTACGAAGCTGA